The DNA window CGGCATGGGCGATGTCGTCCTGATGTCGCGCGCTGTCGCGCACCAGATCGTCGATCAACCTGGCATCCCAATGCCAACGCCATCGGCCATCGTCGCCCTCTTGCATCAGGGCGGCCAGTTCTTCCGGCGCGCGACGCGGCCGATCTGGCAGGTAGGCCGCCACCACATCCGCGGCCTGCTCCAGCGATTCGAAACCCGCCGGAAACGCCGTCGCGAACTCCAGCACCTTCGACAGGCCGGCCTGCTCCCAGTGCGGCGTGATGTCGACCAGCACCAGCGCCGAAAACAGGCCCGGCCAGCGCGCCTCGGCCAGCAGCCCGAACAGACCGCCCATCGAAGCGCCGACCAGGACCGGCGGGGCAGGATGTTCACCGGCCACGATGATCAGGTCATCCACGAACTGCTCGCCTGTATAGGCCTGGTCGTGGGGGTTGCGCTGGGAGGCTCCATGACCCCGGGCGTCGTACGCCAGACCGCCATAGCCATGGCGCGCCAATGTCTGGCCGGTTCGACGCCAGGCTTGGTGGGTCTGGCCGAAGCCATGGCTGTACAACACCTCCAGCGCATCACGCTTGGCGACGGGGGCCGGCGTGAATCGCACTCCGCTCAGCCCCATGCCACAGGCCCCGATCAGCCTCGCCGCAATCGGGTGCTCGTCGGGGTGATCGAGAGAGGGTGATGTCGTAACCATACGCAATAGTATGGGAGTGCGTTCGCGCCCACGTCAATCCATACAAGCGTTTGATCGGAAAGGATTTCGATGCTGCGGCGCAGCAAACGTACCGCTGCATTCCCGGCCGTATGGTTAAATGCGGACATGAACACACCTGCCGTGCCGACCCGGTCTTCCACTTCCACCCGCGCGCCTCGACTGAGCGCCGACGACTGGGCTCAGGCGGCGCTGGATCTGGTGGCCGAACAAGGGGTCGCGGCCGTCGCGGTCGAGCCGCTCGCGCGGCGTCTCGGCGTCACCAAGGGCAGCTTCTACTGGCACTTCCCCTCGCGCGACGCGCTCCTGCAGGCAGCGCTGGAACGCTGGGAGACGGTCGAGCAGGAGAGTGTGTTCGGCAGCCTTGAGGTCGTGCCCGATCCGCGCGAGCGCCTGCGTCAGCTGTTCCTGCTGGTGGCGCATGAGGCCAAGTCACACATTATCTATAGTGAGCTGCTCAAGGCCCTGGACCACCCGGCCGTCCAGCCTGTCATCCAGCGTGTGTCCCAGCGCCGCATGGACTACCTGGTGGCCTCCTTCCGGCAGGCTGGCCTTGGTCGCACAGACGCCCAGCACCGGGCCCGCTTGGCGTATGCGGCCTATGTTGGCTTCCTGCAACTCTCCCTACAGCTCCACCAGCCACGCATGCAACATGAAGAGTTCGACGACTACGTCAACCACGTGATCGCGGCGCTGATTCCCTGCTGAGGCTGACCATACCCAGCGCGGCGTCTTTATTGGTGAAAGGTGTGGGTTGTCAAGACTTCGGGAACTGTCCTTCAATGGCGCGGAAGTTCGCACCCGATGCTTTCAATCAATTTCTCGGCGCGGGGGGCGGACGCCGGTCCCGATGCGTATTAGGTCCCGTCCCAAGGACTCATGCTGCTTCGAAGCGGGCGCGTACCGGCGGGGGACGAGCAGCAAGTGAGGCCTTGGGGCGTGCCAAGTCAGGCAAAAATTCCTCCTCGAAGAGTTTGCCCGGCGGTCTCTAACCTCAAGCGCAACGCTATAGGTATAATGGGCGTCTATTGCGAGCACCTGAGCGCCGAGGAGCGCGGGACGATCATGGCGTTGCGGCAGCGCAAGGTCTCCGTCCGCGAAGGGGCTCGCGTGTTGGATCGTGCGCCGAGCACAATCTGCCGCGAACTGCGCCGCAATGGCGATCACACCGATTGCCGGCGACCTCCCATCGAACGCCTACGCCACAGCCCTTGATACCAGGCTACCCTTGCCGGCGCGCGCCAGATGCCTGCGTCGCAAGCCACGCACCCCACGCAAACTCGATCCACGTGGCCGGTTCTGGGGCCAGGTCTACAGCCTGTTGGCGCAAAGATGGTCGCCCCAACAGACTGTGGGCAACCTGGGCAGGGTGTCGCACGAAACGCTCTATAGCCATCTATGCCATGCCGCGCGGCGAACTGCGTCGTGAGCTGATCGCGTTTGTTAGGCCAAAGACACGGCAAGCGACAGCCACACTTACTCGGTATTGATCCGCGTGGCCAACTGCAAGAGATGGTCAGCATTCACGTGCGAGCGCCCCGAGGTACAGGACCGGCTGGTTCCGGCGCGCCGGGAAGGAGGCTTCATCAAGGGCGTTGCCAAAGGAAATGGCTCTGCAATGGGCAGCTGGCCCAGTGGGCCGGCCTGTCGATCTACTTCAGCGACCCACACAGCCCCTGGCAGCGTGGAATCGGTGAGAACTCCGACGGTTTGCCGCGCCAGTTATCCGCCTAGGGGCACGGACCTTAGCGTCTACACCCAGCATCAGCTCGACGCTATCGCCTTGGAAATGAACCATCAACCACGCGTCTCGATGAACTACCGCACCCAATGGGGAGTGTTCCTGCCCGCCCAAAAGACAGACTGGATCGATCAGGTGTTGCTGTTGGGACTTAAACTGCCCCTGAAAAAATTGCATAGCCCAAAATGTTTAGACGCTTTGCGCAGTGGGAAAAGTGCTTGGATTGCCAGCTTGGGCTGGGCTGAGCGCATTTTTCCTTGCACTTCCCAAACATACGCAAACAGCGTCCTGCCGTGGAGCGTGGTGCCGTTGAGGGCTTGTTAGGCCCGTCTGGGGAACCTTTTTGATCTGTGTCATCCACTTCCCCGGCTGACTAAGATCGACGCCCTGATCAGCGCTGGAGCAGGTGCTTTCGGCGGTCCTGCCGCCTGAATCACCAAGGGTTTCGTAGACACCTACGAGCCGCCTGATTGCTGCTTCTCGAACTCTACAGGCGACACGCCCCCGGCGGAACCATGCCGGCGCCTCGGGTTGTAGAACATCTCGATGTAATCGAAAACCTCGGCCCTGGCTTCGGCCTGGTCGGTGTAGATCCTTCGCTTGATCCGCTCGCGCTTGAGCAGTTGAAAGAAGCTCTCCGCCACCGCGTTGTCATGGCAGTTGCCCCTCCGGCTCATGCTGCAGACGATCCCGTGCGCTTTCACGAACGACTGCCATTGCTCATCCGTGAATTGCGTGCCCTGGTGAGAGTGCGGCAGCAGGCCCGGTTTGGGCTTGCGGCTCCAGACCGCTGCAAGCAGCGCCTGCAGAACGACGTCTGCATGCTGAGTCGAGCGCATCGCCCAGCCGACGACCTGGCGCGAGAACAGATCGATCACCACAGCCAGGAGCAGCCAGCCAGCATGGGTGCGGATATAGGTGATGTCCGTCAACCAGAATGTTGGCAGCCACCAACGCCGCCGCCACACCGCGCGGCCTTGGCATGCGCTTGTAGCCGACCATGGCGCGAAGCCCGTCCTCCTTCATCAAACGTCCCACCCGGTGCCGGCTGCAAGTTTCGCCCTGGTCGCGCAGGTCCAGCGTCACCTTGCGATGACCATAGACACCACCGCTTTCCAGCCACGCTTGCTTGATCGAGCCCAGCAAGCGCTGGTCCTCCTTGGCCCTTCCGCTGAGCGGTGCTCGCAGCCAAGCGTAGTAGCCGCTGCGATGCACGCCCCAGCACGCAACACATCGCTGCCAGCCGGAACTCGCGTGCGTGATCCTTCATGAACGCGTACTTCACCCGGACGTCTTGGCAAAGCACGCGGCGGCCTTTTTTAGGATGTCCCGCTCCTCAGTGACGCGACGGAGCTCGGCCTTCAGGCGGCGCATCTCAGCGCTCTGTTCGACCTCGGACGCGAGGCTACCGGCCCTGGGGCTCCTGCATGTCCGGATCCAACGGTAGAGACTGTACGTCGTGATCCCCAGGCGCTCGGCCACCTCCGCCACGCGATGGCCCCGCTCGGTGACCTGACGTACCGCTTCAATCTTGAACTCGTCTGTGTATCGCTTCCCGCTCATTGGCACCTCCTGCATCGCCATTGTGGATGGCTCCGAGGTGTCTACAAAAGGCTGGGCGATTCAGGGCGGCAACAGTCCAACTGCAAGATGTAGGTGACAAGACGTTTGCGCTCATTTCGCGATCTGTTGCGAATTGATTAAGAATTTGTCAATAATTGGGTAAGGCTCACACTAAGTGACGTGAGCTGACAATTTTGACAACTGGGGAAATTTGATGAGTACGATGAGCCGCACCCTGCGCCGCGCTACCTTGTGCGTGGCTTTGAGCATGAGCATCGCGTCCGTCGCGCATGCACAGTCCACCACGGGCACCATCTTCGGACAGGTCTCGGCCGAGCCTGGTACAACTGTCCTGATCGAAAACACCGCAACAGGGCAGTCGCGCACCGTTACTGTGGATGCGGCAGGCCGTTATCGGGCTACCGCATTGCAAAACGGCGTTTACAAAGTCACCCTACTTAAGGATGGACAAGCTGTTAGCACTCGTGAGGACGTCAACGTGCAGATCGCTGGCGGTACGGAAGTATCGTTTGCCGGTGATGCTCAGGACCTAGACCGCATCGTGGTGAAGGGAACCGGGATGTCGCCGATTGACGTTTCCTCGGTTGACACCCTCACCGTGTTCACCGCTGCAGAGTTGAGCAAGATCTCCGTGGGGCGCAGCATTGAGTCGGTGGCGCTGCTTGCACCGGGTGTGGTTGGTGCCGATTCTCGCTACCCTGGAACGGCTTCTTTTGGCGGCTCGGCGGCGTCAGAAAATGCCTTCTACATCAATGGCTACGCCGTCACCAACCCGCTGACTAATCTTGGCTCCACCACGCTGCCGTTTGATGGCATCAGCCAGCTCCAGGTGATCACCGGTGGTTACGGCGCCGAATTTGGGCGAGCAACCGGCGGTGTTGTTAATATTGTGACCCAGCGTGGTACGAATGAGTTCAAATTTGGGGGGCTAGCCACATTCAGTCCCTCTGGATTGCGCTCTGACTACAAAAACATCCGCTATGAAAACAACGGTACCTCCAGCGATGGTTTGGTCTACCAGAAGCGCGATGAGAACAGCCGCCAGGAATTCTCTTACGCGATGTCGGCCAGTGGTCCAATCATCAAGGATCGCCTGTTCTTTTATGTCGGCGGTGAGATCACGCAACAGGACAGGGTTGGTGTGTTGGCGCGTCCAGGTAGCGCTACAAGTGGCTACCAGGCATCACGGTACGATATCCCACGCTGGCTGGCGAAGTTGGACTGGAATATTACCGACAACCACGTACTTGAGTTCACGGGGGTGTCCGACGTCACCAAACAGCGCGTGGATTACTACGGTTTCACCTACGCCGGCGGTCAGGATGAGTTCTCACGCTCGTATGATAAAACCGGTGGTTACTACTACAAAGACGGTGGAGAACTGTACATTGGGAAGTACACCGGCTACATAACTGATGACCTGACGGTGAGCGCCCTTTACGGCAAACAGCATCAGGATCACGAGGCTATTCCTGACGGCTATGACCCCAGCGTCACCTACGTGAGTGATTCCCGTGGCGGGGCTTCGCCTGTACAGTTTGGGTCATACGCACAGCTTGCGTTCCCCGATGCATACGATGAAACTGATGGTGGCCGCTTCGACATTGAATATCGTCTGGGTAACCACACGCTTTGTGCGGGCTATGATCTTCAGAACCTCGAGTCGCGCTCTGGCCAGGTGACCTCTGGTCCTGGCTACCGCTGGATCTACAATACCTGCGCTCCTGGTGACACATTGATTCCTGGCGGCGGTGGCGCGGCTTGTCCGGGTGGTAATGGCGACTATGTTTCGCAGTATAAGTACGCTAATGGAGGTACTTTTAAGGTCAAAGAGTATGCCTATTATCTGGAAGATCGCTGGCAGATCAGCGATAACTGGCTGCTCTCGCTAGGTGTCCGCAACGAGAACTTTGAGAACTACAACGCCGACTCTGTGGTTTATGTCGAGCAGAAGGATCAATGGGCGCCGCGTATCGGCGTGAGTTGGGATGTTAATGGTGACTCTACGCTGAAGATCTATGCTAATGCCGGCCGCTATCACCTCGCCATGCCTAACAACGTGGCGTTACGTGGCGCTGCAGGCTCGTTGTTTACGAACGAGTACTTCTCCTTTACCGGAATTGATCCGAATACGGGTGCTCCGCTGGGTATCGCACCCTTGGGCGATGGTCCGTATTCTTCCAACCGGGAATACGGTCAGGCACCGGATCCGCGTACCGTCGCGGCGCAGGGCCTGAAGTCACACTACCAGGATGAGGTCATCCTCGGTTTCCAGCAGCAGATCAACGAGGATTTAACCGTCGGTGCACGTTACGTGTATCGCACCCTGCGTAGTGCTATTGACGACATGTGCGATTATCGTCCCGCTTATGCATGGGCTATCGACAATGGTTATTCGGAGGAGGTTGCCGAGAATCTCGGAAACGGACTTGCTTCTTGCCGTCTGTT is part of the Pseudoxanthomonas sp. JBR18 genome and encodes:
- a CDS encoding alpha/beta hydrolase, which codes for MRFTPAPVAKRDALEVLYSHGFGQTHQAWRRTGQTLARHGYGGLAYDARGHGASQRNPHDQAYTGEQFVDDLIIVAGEHPAPPVLVGASMGGLFGLLAEARWPGLFSALVLVDITPHWEQAGLSKVLEFATAFPAGFESLEQAADVVAAYLPDRPRRAPEELAALMQEGDDGRWRWHWDARLIDDLVRDSARHQDDIAHAARSVRCPVLLISGGRSEMVSDAGIRSFQAMVPQARHVQLPGAGHMLAGDHNDAFTDAVLDFLRTLSPSSSRFFNTVPDSASGARS
- a CDS encoding TetR/AcrR family transcriptional regulator; its protein translation is MNTPAVPTRSSTSTRAPRLSADDWAQAALDLVAEQGVAAVAVEPLARRLGVTKGSFYWHFPSRDALLQAALERWETVEQESVFGSLEVVPDPRERLRQLFLLVAHEAKSHIIYSELLKALDHPAVQPVIQRVSQRRMDYLVASFRQAGLGRTDAQHRARLAYAAYVGFLQLSLQLHQPRMQHEEFDDYVNHVIAALIPC
- a CDS encoding TonB-dependent receptor, which produces MSRTLRRATLCVALSMSIASVAHAQSTTGTIFGQVSAEPGTTVLIENTATGQSRTVTVDAAGRYRATALQNGVYKVTLLKDGQAVSTREDVNVQIAGGTEVSFAGDAQDLDRIVVKGTGMSPIDVSSVDTLTVFTAAELSKISVGRSIESVALLAPGVVGADSRYPGTASFGGSAASENAFYINGYAVTNPLTNLGSTTLPFDGISQLQVITGGYGAEFGRATGGVVNIVTQRGTNEFKFGGLATFSPSGLRSDYKNIRYENNGTSSDGLVYQKRDENSRQEFSYAMSASGPIIKDRLFFYVGGEITQQDRVGVLARPGSATSGYQASRYDIPRWLAKLDWNITDNHVLEFTGVSDVTKQRVDYYGFTYAGGQDEFSRSYDKTGGYYYKDGGELYIGKYTGYITDDLTVSALYGKQHQDHEAIPDGYDPSVTYVSDSRGGASPVQFGSYAQLAFPDAYDETDGGRFDIEYRLGNHTLCAGYDLQNLESRSGQVTSGPGYRWIYNTCAPGDTLIPGGGGAACPGGNGDYVSQYKYANGGTFKVKEYAYYLEDRWQISDNWLLSLGVRNENFENYNADSVVYVEQKDQWAPRIGVSWDVNGDSTLKIYANAGRYHLAMPNNVALRGAAGSLFTNEYFSFTGIDPNTGAPLGIAPLGDGPYSSNREYGQAPDPRTVAAQGLKSHYQDEVILGFQQQINEDLTVGARYVYRTLRSAIDDMCDYRPAYAWAIDNGYSEEVAENLGNGLASCRLFNPGEANTFLLDDGSGNFVQVPLTAEELGFPKLKRIYQGVDLFAEHPFDGKWYARVDYTFSRNYGNAEGQLNSDVGQGDVSQTLIWDHPELMEHSNGYLPNDRRHYLKSRGFYQLTPEWRVSATATIRSGRPKSCTGYYPNTPENEEFNSLYAYGGPYYHYCNGEASARGTNGRLPWEYKLDMGLSYIPAAAAERLEFSVDVFNVFNKQVAQNIVEYGENGGVGRPYNSTNRVISYSDPRYVRFAVRWNF